In Synechococcus sp. PCC 6312, one genomic interval encodes:
- a CDS encoding DUF760 domain-containing protein, whose translation MVFNSENSEFFSDATEEHTNNLLLKYLQNQSPEVLSRVARSASPEIRQIISHNVQGLVGGLPSEAFNIQITTDRDNLAGLLASAMMTGYFLRQMEQRMELEAGFASSLSVTPVESQD comes from the coding sequence ATGGTCTTTAACTCTGAAAATAGTGAATTCTTCTCCGACGCTACCGAAGAGCACACCAACAATCTGCTGCTGAAATACCTCCAAAATCAGTCCCCAGAAGTTTTGTCACGGGTGGCCCGCTCTGCTAGCCCAGAAATCCGCCAAATTATTAGTCATAATGTCCAAGGACTGGTGGGGGGATTACCCTCTGAGGCTTTTAATATTCAAATCACAACAGATCGAGATAACTTAGCGGGCCTGTTAGCCTCGGCAATGATGACCGGGTATTTCTTACGCCAAATGGAACAACGGATGGAACTAGAAGCTGGTTTTGCCAGTTCCTTGTCTGTAACCCCCGTTGAGAGTCAAGATTAA